A genomic segment from Amphiura filiformis chromosome 10, Afil_fr2py, whole genome shotgun sequence encodes:
- the LOC140163001 gene encoding uncharacterized protein yields the protein MKYFVLVVVTVALVGGVSAAPLVKKSQNKAGAEDQLLELLSRYLASNGQTADEQADDIAAVLEEEREENEQIDQVVEKENGGVEALLKAVEQLQKKNEEREEDLENEERELELAILENIAGELLKRPW from the exons ATGAAGTATTTTGTATTGGTGGTAGTTACTGTGGCTTTGGTGGGTGGAGTGAGTGCTGCCCCGCTGGtgaaaaaatctcaaaataaagCTGGAGCTGAGGACCAATTGTTGGAATTATTG TCCCGGTATCTTGCTAGTAACGGTCAGACAGCAGATGAACAAGCTGATGACATTGCTGCAGTATTGGAAGAAGAGCGAGAAGAGAATGAGCAGATAGACCAG GTGGTTGAAAAGGAGAATGGCGGAGTAGAAGCGTTGCTGAAAGCGGTGGAGCAGCTTCAAAAGAAAAATGAAGAACGGGAAGAGGATCTGGAGAACGAAGAACGAGAGCTGGAATTAGCAATCCTTGAGAACATTGCAGGAGAGCTTTTAAAGAGACCATGGTAG